In Dromaius novaehollandiae isolate bDroNov1 chromosome 14, bDroNov1.hap1, whole genome shotgun sequence, a genomic segment contains:
- the METTL22 gene encoding methyltransferase-like protein 22, translated as MPTNRRVSNHFVRVLDKGLFCCRCLSHQRVMVDVAEKEIMDNLTFKSDTVLSDVHLHYPNKRHLMVRLNAAGQPVFLSYFKLLWNAHNWASEKNAREATTEKEHQHKSGEEVCDKDRNNLKNERELNIKGLEALLDDDGDLEVVRRPQSASDLEAEDFLRDRVYPVILMRGEDDAFEDEEQECTCSDVVKIEHTMATPLEDVGKQVWRGAFLLADYILFKWDMFRCCTVLELGGGTGITSIIMGTVAKRVYCTDVGEDLLAMCERNVSLNKHLIEQGRSEIKVKELDWLQDEFCTDSAAPYSWSEAEIADLHDHCTVIIAADVFYDDDLTDALFRTLYRITHNLKNSCTVYLSVEKRLNFTLRHMDITCEAYSHFRNTLNDLENLQDTKMKYTVEPIKLDFCQFLTYERIEQLELWKVTAERLT; from the exons ATGCCTACTAATAGAAGAGTATCAAATCACTTTGTAAGAGTGCTTGACAAGGGACTATTTTGTTGTAGATGTCTGTCTCACCAGCGTGTCATGGTGGATGTAGCAGAGAAAGAGATTATGGACAACCTCACATTTAAAAGTGACACTGTGCTTTCTGATGTTCACTTACACTATCCAAACAAAAGACATCTCATGGTACGACTGAATGCAGCTGGACAACCAG TATTCCTGTCGTATTTCAAGCTCCTTTGGAACGCTCATAATTGGGCATCTGAGAAAAATGCGAGAGAAGCTACAACAGAAAAAGAACACCAGCACAAAAGTGGAGAGGAAGTGTGTGACAAAGACAGGAATAAtctaaaaaatgaaagagaattaaatattaaaggaTTAGAAGCTCTGCTAGATGATGATGGAGACTTGGAAGTTGTCAGAAGACCTCAAAGTGCCTCTGATTTAGAAGCGGAGGATTTTTTGAGGGATAGGGTTTATCCTGTAATTCTGATGAGAGGGGAAGATGATGCTTTTGAAGATGAAGAACAAGAATGCACTTGCAGTGATGTTGTTAAAATAG AACATACTATGGCAACCCCTTTGGAAGACGTTGGTAAACAA GTCTGGCGTGGAGCCTTTCTTCTTGCTGACTACATTCTGTTTAAATGGGACATGTTCAGGTGTTGCACAGTACTAGAGCTTGGAGGTGGCACTGGAATTACAAGCATCATCATGGGAACAGTTGCCAAGAGAGTTTACTGCACAG ATGTCGGTGAAGATCTTCTGGCCATGTGTGAACGTAATGTTTCATTAAATAAACACCTGATTGAGCAGGGAA GAAGTGAAATTAAAGTTAAAGAACTGGATTGGCTGCAAGATGAGTTCTGTACTG ATTCTGCAGCTCCTTATAGCTGGTCTGAAGCAGAGATTGCTGATTTGCATGACCACTGTACTGTGATAATAGCAGCTGATG TGTTCTATGATGATGACCTGACAGATGCCTTGTTCAGAACGCTGTATAGAATCACACACAACTTGAAAAATTCTTGCACAGTTTACTTATCAGTAGAAAAGAG GCTGAACTTCACTTTAAGACATATGGACATTACCTGTGAAGCCTACAGTCATTTCAGAAATACTCTAAATGATCTGGAGAACCTCCAAGACACAAAAATGAAATATACTGTGGAGCCCATTAAACTCGATTTCTGCCAATTTCTCACTTACGAACGAATTGAGCAGTTG GAACTGTGGAAGGTCACTGCTGAACGGCTGACGTGA